Genomic window (Geoalkalibacter ferrihydriticus DSM 17813):
AACTTCTTGGTTTTAATGTTGGTGAAGCCGGCATCTTCGACCATTTCGAGCCATCTCTTCTCAGAAAAAGTCTGAATATGCGTCGGGTCGCGCATCTGCTCCATTTCCTGATAAAGAGCCGCAACCTCGGGGTCTTCAGGGAGTAGGGTGTCTATGATTGCCATGCGCCCGCCGCGGCGCAGGACACGAAAGAATTCTTTAAGTGCCTGGGGGACATCCGGGAAATGGTGGGGTGCGATACGACAGGTCAGCAGGGTGAAGGAGCCGGCCGGGAAGGGCAGGTCTTCGGCGTCGGCCTCGCGAAAGGTGACGTTTTCAATGCCACCCTCCTCGCTGATAAACTCCTGCGCCTTTTTCAGGATCTGCATGGTCAAATCAGAGGCGACCACGCTGCGCACCAAGGGGGCGAAAAATAAAGCAGTGTGACCGCCGCCTGTCGCGACATCAAGCATCAGGTCGTCGTGTGTGGGTTTGAGGAGTAAGGCGGCTTCCTGGAGATCTTCGCCGCGAGCAAAGCCTTCATCGTATACGTAGCGTTCGGCCGTTTTGGAGAACTGTTCTTTAACTCTTTCTTTAAACCCTTTGTCCATGGGTTTCTCCTGAGTATCTATGGTGAGCGCCGGTCTGGAACCTCCGGGCAAAAACGGAAAAGCGGAGCTTAGCATGAAAAGGTGGTCTTGGGAAGAATCCGATGATTTTCGGGGCCGGTAATAGGTGAAGAGCTTGGTGGCCTCTCAGAGTTCGCTGAGCCACTTGTCTGCCGAAAAATTTCCGGCTCCGGAGATCAGCAGGGTCAGGCTCATTGCGAACAGGGCCAAGTTGAACTCATAACCGTGCCCGATTCCTTCGCTGCACGCCCAATTGAGGAAAAAGCCGTGCTGAAGGTGGACCTTGGCAACCGCGACGACCATGACAATAGCCAGGCCCAGCGCGGCGACGCGGGTCAATAGCCCGAGCGCCACGCCGATTCCGCCGAAAAATTCGGTCACCATGGCAAGAACGGTAAGGGGCATGGGAATCGCCAGGGTTTGATCGAAATAGGCGATGGTGGCTTCAAAGCCGGCGCCGCCAAACCAGCCGAAAAGTTTCTGGGCTCCATGGGCAATGAACACGGCCCCCAGGCCAAGACGCAAAAAAATCAGCCCTCTTGATTCGATGGTGTTGAAGATTTTTCCCAGCAGCATGGTCTCTATCCTCCGTACAATTTTACCTATTGTAGCCGATAATGCGTTGGCTGCATGAAATCGGCTGCGTTTTTGAGGCCTCCTGGTGGTGACCGTGGAATAAATCTTGCTGCTATGTGCAAGGATTTTTCGTCTCAAGATGAGTCGTTGGAAGTGGCCAAGGAAGAGGCGTGCGGCGGCGAAAAACTGTCTAGGTGGGGCTCTCTGGTTGACGGATACTTATCCCACCTGGTGTCTGTGCATGCCTGTGCGCCCGGTGTTGATCGTCGTCCTTGCGTTTTTTTGTCGCCCGTGTTTTTCTCTTCTGCTGTTTTGCTGACTTTAGGGGGATGTGCCCTGTGAAAATCAATCAATCGTAATCGGGAGATTTCACTGATGGATGGTTTTGCGAAGGTGGTCAGTGATCTGGCCGCCCTGTTCTGGCGTGAATTGCTTTATATCCTGCCTTATTTAGCCGTCGGCGTGGTGATGGAAGCGGTCATCCGTACCTTCAAGTGGCACGTCAAAATCCGTAAGGCTTTGACCCGCTACGGATCCATGTCGATTGTTTTCGCCGCCCTGTTGGGCGCTTTCAACCCTCTATGTGCCTGCGCCGTGCTGCCTCTGGTGATTTCTCTGATGGTCGCCGGCCTGCCCTTGGCTCCGGCTATGGCGTTGCTGGTCACTTCGCCGCTGATGAGTCCCGCAACCTATGCCATGCTCTCGGCGATGCTGGGTTTCGGTTGGGCGAACCTGGTTCTGTTCTGCGCAATTTTTCTGGGGATCGCCGTGGGAGTGATCGTTCATCTGCTGCGGCGCCACGGATT
Coding sequences:
- a CDS encoding class I SAM-dependent methyltransferase encodes the protein MDKGFKERVKEQFSKTAERYVYDEGFARGEDLQEAALLLKPTHDDLMLDVATGGGHTALFFAPLVRSVVASDLTMQILKKAQEFISEEGGIENVTFREADAEDLPFPAGSFTLLTCRIAPHHFPDVPQALKEFFRVLRRGGRMAIIDTLLPEDPEVAALYQEMEQMRDPTHIQTFSEKRWLEMVEDAGFTNIKTKKFPKTHDFVTWAKRSGLDRQGVQKLNKFFVDAPQKFHDYFQVETFAGEVESYTDKKLLIYATRPEKK
- a CDS encoding DoxX family protein, with product MLLGKIFNTIESRGLIFLRLGLGAVFIAHGAQKLFGWFGGAGFEATIAYFDQTLAIPMPLTVLAMVTEFFGGIGVALGLLTRVAALGLAIVMVVAVAKVHLQHGFFLNWACSEGIGHGYEFNLALFAMSLTLLISGAGNFSADKWLSEL